Genomic segment of Pochonia chlamydosporia 170 chromosome 1, whole genome shotgun sequence:
CTCTGTACGAGCATGAGACATGCATTGTAGCAAGAACTGCAAACTAcaaagtgtctggtcggaGTCAAGCTCCTCGGATGCTCGTCCGATGCAGCCAGAACCCACTGATGCTCGACAATGGCCGCTATCAAACAAATTGGTTTGTCAGACACTTTGACTCCCTGCATTGAGACATGAGATCCAGCTTCacatcgccgccgcctcatgtggcttctcctcctccgacatGCTCAATGTCGTCCCAATGCAGCCTAGCGGGCCCTTTGTCAACGCTTGTGCCACGCCTCACCAGCGCAATCGTCCACGCACGCACGTCGTGTCCCACACGCAATTCACCCAATGGCCCACGGGCCGAAACCTGCAAGGTCAGGGCACTTGACTGTTGTTGGCGATATGCGTGACTGCAACCTGGTTGATACAGAGGCGGGAAGTCATTTGATTCGTGAGTTTTACCTTTTCAATCGTCACTTCTCCAACGTGATGATGAGTCACACCCGTGGCAGCTGCACCACTAGTGACTGTGAACGAACGGTGGCATTATCAACTCGCTAACTCAGATCAATGGCCTTGACGTTGGGAAATGTCCGTATCCTGTTGCTCTTGGTCTGGGGCGATCAAAGAATCGACTTGGTTCATAGAAAGCTGGACAATTTCCAATGTGCCTGCGGACTTTCTCCCATTAGAACGGGCTCAGAAGGACTGATAACCGACCCGGAAGTTGGCAAACCTTTCCCCAGATTTCGATCTATCTCCGCGGGCTACTTCACATCTTCTGCATTGCCCCAGGGTTTCACAACTCCAGTCACATAAGCTGCCTTGATCGCCAGGAGGCTGTGCAATAAGAGGTCGGCCATTGCAATCCTTTGTCGGCGGTAATCGGCGGACGGCTTTGTGTTGCCTTACTTTGATCGGAGATATTTCCATCCGCCATACTCGTCGCACACGAGCTTGTCCTCAGGATCGTAGGGATCAACACTTGGCAATCTGGACCTAGTTTGGGGAAAAGCTTGTCTGaacgccatcaacaacattgGTGGATCCATGGCCGGAAAATATACAAATGGTACCCCCTACCCTACAGCAAATGTCGACTTACACAGACTTCAAAAACCTATCCACCGGCTCAACTTCGATAGAGGGTTTGTCTTGCTATAATAGCAATTAGCATAATATTAACGTAACTACAAATTTACTGAAGGGGTGACATTAAAACAACCATGTAATCGAGATGAGAGCATCATGCTGCGTCGATGATCATGAGGCTGCGAGTGTAAGTCGCACCACTTTATCACTTGGGGTAACATAATTGCCGAGAAGTTGACTCATTACGACTCATGAGACTAGTTCACTCGCCCGATATGATATGTAAAGAGACAGAGAAGTATCTCATACCAGCCAGCATGTCAGACACTCCAGGAATATACTGCTACATCACTATGTCTTCAGCTTATACAGCACCAACGCTCACTATCTCGGCTGACGTGAACTAGAAGCAACAAAGTATTTCGGTGGAAAATTGTGACGACTTCAttcgtctccttctcctggCGAATAGACTTCACTGTGGGAATCTAACATCGATTCTGTCCAGTAGAGGCACGCATGAAAGTTGGTGATAAAACTGACATCCAGTTAGTCCAGTGATGAATAAAAAGACCTGCCATATTAGGTACGCTGTTGGCCTGGCATATTGCAAATGCTTGTACTGCTTCACCTTAAGAAACTTGAATGGCtcactacctaggtatttggCTGGCAAATTCACTGTTACTTAGAGAGAAAGTAGGCACAAGGATAGTTAACTCCGCTCCATCGGTAAGTTGCTGCTGAAAACGCATGTTTTGCACTATTTTCAATCCTCATGTAGGGTAACAGACAAGTACGATCTAGTACACGCCGGCCGCTCTGGTCAAAatagaaaacaaaataataaaataaaacaaaaaaccTTAAACATAATTCGATCATTGTTAAACATAAGTATTTCTATAACATGTAATATTTAACCAATTATCCAGACCGTCATCCTGTCGCAGTATATTACTTCGAAATCCCAAGACTACGACGGTCCTATTCTTCGTCTCGTAGATgagtctttttttttcatcaTTTCCTATTCGTTTATATTGGAGAATGCAAACATCCCAATTTCGCTGCCTTTTCGTTGTGAATAGATCTTCGCTCTTTCTATGTATGTGtaaagaaacaaaaatgtATGTACGTTGGGATAGATAAATGACGCCGTCTCTAACATAAGATGTCCAATTCATAATGTCGCTTCCGTCTTCACAAGGTGAAGTTCGTTCGATCGGTTCCTTTTACTTTTATATTAGAAGCCAATCGGCTGCCAACACACCAAAAGCTGATATCAGCCGCTGCTGTTGGTCGATACCTAATGTGTTCCAAAAATGTTGTCCACAATCTCACCCGATCTTGTGGCCAGTACAGACAAGAGAGTATCACTCAACTAGGAATAGTTAGCACGTCTCTCAAAGTCATGGTGAAATGTTTTGACTTACGCCATGAGTACCCTCACAACAACCCTGCAACCATACGCCTGCTTCGTCAGCGACCGCCCCTGGTGCAAATTTGACCTTGTAGTCACGGCCAACTGCAATCTTGCGCTCGCCTTGTTCCGTATCCACGTTCCATCCTGAAATGCCCTTGCTAAACTCTAGGCCTCCAGGAGTGGCCTTGGGTAACAAGTTCCAAGCATCCTTGAGCATGTTTACATGCGCGTTGCGCTGGTAGCCCGTTGCGGCAATAACTAGATCAGCTTCGATGATCTCTTCATGAGCAACATCAAGAAAGCCGTCCAAAGCACTATCCTGAACATCTTGGATCTTGAGCTCTAGGGTTTCACCACGAGGCTCAATGCTGGTGATCTGCTTGCCCCCCATGATCCTGTTCGACCACGTCTTCTCGTTAGGTCCGAGTTCACGACGCTGGTCGTACATTCGTTCGTAAAGGGCCTCGATAAGCTCCAAACGGACGACGCCGTAGTTGGTGGCGCGGGCTTCGGTCAGAAGATTGTTACGATACTTTGCTGACTTCGGGAAGAGGCAGTCAATGTATTCTGGGTTGAAGACTGAGTTGACACTGAGAACAGGTTAGTAACTTGATGCCATGACATGGGTAAGTTGGCTCGTCTGCTTCATTGACTGAAGAGCCTCGCCATGAGCACTTACAAAGGAGAGTCATCACTGGGACGTAGGAATTCTTGTCTCATGACGAGATACgttttggagtttgggtATCTGCTCGAAACATTGTTGAAAATTTCTGCAGCACTCTGGCCAGCACCAACCACAACGACGCGGCAAggtgtcgtcgtcttgggAATCAACTTGTGGATGACGTTGGCATATTGAGACGAGTGGATAATCTGAGGGTGCTTGAGAGGGAAGCTTTTAGGCATCGACGGTTGTCCACCCGTAGCCATCAGAACGTGGCGTCCTCGATATGTATGAGTCTGTCCGGTGGCCACTTCTTGGGACTGAACGGTAAAAGAACGGACTGAGCCCTTGGAGGCATCATTGGGAGACACTGAAACCACCTGCTGGCCAAACTGAACCAGGCGAGTGAAGAATGACGAGCACCAGCGAAGATAATCTTCATACTCGACTCGAGCTGGAAGGAAAGTGCTCAAATTGGTAAAGTCGACAAGACGGTCCTGTCGATGCAGATAATTCAAAAAGGTGAACTCGGAGCGTGGATCTCTTAGGGTAGCCAAATCCTTGACAAAGGAGATCTGCATTTTAGCACCAGGGAGCAGCATGCCTGAATGCCATGCGAACTGGTTTTGCTTCTCAATAAACAAGACCTTGGGATGGGAACCACCGGGCAACAAGCTTTTGCCCGCAGCAAGAGCATCATGCATGGCTACGGCGACAGACAAGCTCGCAGGTCCGAAACCAACACAAATGAGgtcaaactcggcatcaAGAGGAGCAGGCACCAGGTACGGCGAGCTCTGGGCCGCTCCATTGAGCGACTTGTGAccattgatgccatggccgttggtgttggattCGCCATGCGTTCCATGAACCGCATGTCCATTCGCATGGTGTGCAGCCACACCGTTGCCATTGGTGGTGGCACTGTTCGATGATGCAGTCGTTCTTGTACCGTTGTAGTTGTGTCCGTTTGTGGAGCTGGAGCTCTTTGAGTTCAGAATCggcttggtggaggagaggagatgCGGGgcatccatggccaaatTGCCCTCAGAAGCTGCAActgaggaaggagcaactggagcttccatttccatgTCATCACTCACTCGGTTGCCCCCATTGCTGGAGAGCGTGATGCCATTTCCGTTCAACGCAATCTCGGCTGCACCATTGCTGGTGAGCACCACTTCCTCACTGTGTGGCGACATATTCAAAAGTGCAAATTATCCGAATTTTGCTTGTTTCGCCCTCGCGTTAGCCAAGCTTGGTAAGGCTTTAGAATGCCGTTGTCGTTGCGTGGTCGCTCTCTGCGTGTGACTGAATCTGATCTGATGTTGACAAGAGCTCAGTCTACAGCTTGCCGAAGTTCTGATTTTAATTACTTCGTATCCTCACTCGGTATGTATAACCTTGGGTGACTCTGGTCTCGTCTTGAGTAAAGGGAGGGAGCCAAATGAGAACTGGGGAGAAAATGTAAGCCCCGTTTGGTGTCTGAGATGCCGTCTTATATCAAGATGAGTTCGAGATGACTGGAATGGAGAACTCAGCTAAGAAGAAACCAAGCTTGTTCTAAGAAAACATGAggcttggtgttgaggaatATCGGTTGtaggaaaaaaaaatcacaGCCCATTTCGAGGGACAGGGACCCTAATATGAAGGCAGGTACTAATGCACGCTTCGACTCGGCATTATGGGAAAAAGTGATCGATTAAGCGACGGCCTCTtctatttcttcttcaacaatccAAAGGAATTTAGTACATGGCGGTACTACTCCGCCTAGGGTTCTTCTCTGTGCCTTTTCCTTGTTGCGAGGTACATCCCGGCTGGGTCCGCACTCCATACCGCATGACACCACATGGCTGCAGCCAGAAGCATGGGATGGACAAACGACAAAACTAAATCACACCAGGAATGGCTCTTCAATCCGAGGTCCGGCAAAAATCGAAACAAAGAAGCATGATGGCGGAGAACGCGAGAAACATGAGCCCACATCTTGCCCACTACCATGTCGAACCCGCCAATGTCCACAGAAGTAGCTCAGGAAGCTAGATCCCTATGTGGGCAAGAGAAGGCGCTGTGGTGGTTGCATTGCGGATCCCTCCCAGCTGCCGTGCTGCTTGGAGCAAGCTCATAGCATCCATCATTACATCTGGATAGCTACGCACCTACACATGCAAGTTTGGGCCACTACTGCACTGACCGAGGCCGAAGTTGTGGGATTCCAGCCGAAAGGATACTGTAGATGCAAGGATGCAGATTTTTTTGCAACCAGATGTTTAGCTGACTTACTCTTcagaggtggtggtggtgggtaACTCTACACAGTCAACAATTTCCAAGGTTGTGTCAGTGGACCACTCCTGTCGCCACCCATTCATTCATGCTGAAGCGGACATACACACCTGTTTAGATTTGCGAAATCAATGCTAATCCTATCTCTTTTTGGTAGTGTCCTTGGGTGTTTAACTTGTCCACCGATGCGTCACGGGCAACTTTTACCACGTTGGGGGCGTCAATTGTGCCGGTATGTGCCAAGATTGTTAGGTTCTAGCCCCCAGGACTGGGAAAGTAAAGTCAAGGATGAAAAAGTTCCAACAGGCCCGCGTCACTGTTTCCATGATTCGGCAACCTAATAGTTATTTTTTCGGTCTTAAGTGACATCTTCAAGCCACATTGGAGCGGAAATGGGTTCAAGTTCCACTCCTAGTCTCAGGACTCTAATGATCTGTAGAGTGGCCAGAGCCGCCAGACCCTCAAAACTAGTGACAGGGGTTTTGATCTGATAAGATTGACGATACTTGAGGATAATAAGCCAAGGGAGCTGAACGACTGCCGCATCCTTGTGGCGTCACCAATGACCGCATACGCCAGGGACGATTCTTGTCGGTGAGCTGCATgaagagacaagacagaTATCAGGTTGTGCCATACTTGAACAAAATCGAACCACGCTGCGAGCCCTGAGACCTTCAACGAGACAACATCGGCAATGTGAGTCTATCCATGCCCACAGAGACTCAAGCCACAAGAACGGAGTGCAAATTAGCGAATTCAGTGCCAGGGTACTTGCCAGGGCCACATCATGATTGAAGGCCGAAGACGCTTGAACAACAATTTGGTGCGGTGAACAGGGTAGCGTGCCCCTCCCTCACGTCCTTCCGCTCGCAGAGACGAATCATTGGCTCGAATGCCTGTTTCGACCTCTTTAAGAAGTGGAGTTGAGGGAATTATCTGATGATCAGATAAAAAAAACGGATCTGATAAGATCCTGGCCGGCTGTTCAACAACGCAGTGACGCGCTGATCTGCTCAATTGCACAATTTCTTGGCCACCACATCAAGCAAGCGTAGATGCAGGGCACAAGAAAATTTTTTCTTATTCTCGACCCCACGTCCAGGTCCTGGAAGCCGCTTCGATAGAGCACTCGAGGCTCCTTGGACCACAAAAGTGGTGCGTGGTTCAATTTTACTCCTCCAAGCTGTTTCAGCATCGACTGTCAGCTGCAGACACGCGTTTCAAAGAATACTGCAGTACCTCAAGTTATTGAAGCTTAATTGTATGATGTCCGCGCCGCATGGTTATAAATGTAACTCGGCGTGAGGCGGGTGGATTATCCTCATGCACCTTTCACTGTGCGCTGCCATGAATTCCGAATATCCCAGTTGAGGATAAACAAACAACATCAATGCTTTCTGCAATGCCTCCACTTCCGAGTATTTCACAGATGTGGAGCTTCGAGCTTGGTACCGGCAATGAATACTTGTGAGTACATAATATATTCGCGCCTTCTGCTCCTGTGGGTTGTGAGCTATTTTGGTATGGGGCCGCTCGTTTTTGGAGGCCAAACGCAGTAGTCATAGCCGGGATCGGGACGGGCAGATCCCCTCGGATTTATTTCGTTGACTGCGAATTCTTCCGAGTTCCCTTCGGTCTCTTCCCAGGTTGTAAACCAGGACAAGTAATCCCTGGCTGCCTATGCATCGGGGGTGGTTCTGGGCTTTCAGCGTGGGGAATAAGCTTCGAGTCACTGCGGTATTCTTTCCTCAGGGCTTCTCAAAGCATAtcccaaaatgtctggttcatcgGGTTGCTTCGGCACGAGGCAGTTAGCGCCCGGGCTATCGAAAATGACGGTCTTTCACTCAGCGGCAAATGTTCGACACAGATTACAGTTCAGTTGTAAAAGATTAATGGTACAAGTAAAACAAGAAACTGCCCAAGATCTTGCCGGAGAAATGGGACTGCGATCTGGTCAACATAGTGGAAGAACTTTCCAAAGACGGAAAGGAATGAATGAACGGGTATGGTTTTCGAGACTTCCGGGATGAGAAGTAGCACCATCCGGCCTTGTTTAATGTATATTCTTCTAATTTTGGCCGTGGTAAACGTTGTGCAACCAGACCTATGCACAAATAACGTCGGGTCAGCAACGGGACAATGGaccatccatcttgtctcTCATGGTTGGGTTGCCAGATCGCAAGCTTAAGTGTGATTTGGTGTGGATCTGGCGTGAATAGGCGCATGGGTTGAATACGGGATACTGCAGAGCAATGTGGGAGTCGGGGGAAACAGAGCTTCATTTTAGCGACAATCGCCGTTGGTTTGACGTGACAGCGGCGACTTTGAAATTCTTTCTAGGTCATGTTGCGCACCAAATTGAACTGATCGGTCTATGGCCAAGTCTTCGTCTTGATCAAACACCCAGGGTGGTTGATCTGCTTCAGCGGGACCCATTGCACCAACCCGTCTCCTGCCTGCGGCGTTCCCTTCTCGGACACCGGCCGTCTTATCCCACATACTCGGGTGTTCGGACTGAAAGTTAGCAGTGAAGCTCCTCGAGTTGACGAAATTTACAATTTTACAAAATTTCGACTGCATCTTGCACCGTTGACCTTCACATTGGCCAGAACGGCGGGTTTAGCGCGGGAACCGCCACCAACTCGGGAAGGagccaccaaccagactctGCTCGTCATTCCGGCATCACCAACCATTCCTGGACCAAAGTCGTCTTCCCGCAACCACCTACCACCtaccatctcaccaccaacctgAGCCTGATCCTGCCTATCACTCCGTTTCTGGACTGCAATATCAAGTCCCCTTTCCCGCTTCTACCTACCTTTAACGACATCAGGTGGATCTTGGCGTGCAGGCTCATGGTTCTCCCTTGCAGACCAGTGGGAGCATCGCTGATTAATTCCTCTCTTCTTACAGGCTGATTTTTATCCGCTGCAGATGCACGCGACGACCAGTGCAACCTTTCTGGCCATCTGCAATGAGGATATTTTCCAGCTTGGCGAATAATCAACTTGCTCATTGGTTGTTTTGTCGAGGTGGCTAGATTATGCTGCCAAACTGAGCACACTCTCACGATACATTCCCCAACCACGACTCCACCGGCTCGTCACCTCGCCTGCAACCGCAGCCACTTTGAACACAGAGCGTGACTAGGAAGCCTCGTGGGGGCTGAAAAGGGGAACAACAGGGTGATTGTGGTgtgtgttgttgctgttgttgctgttgctgctccCTCGTTCGATCCCTTTACCTGAAACATATGCTTTGCATTACAAGCGGCAATCTATTTGCAGTGGGTTGGTAGGAGAAATCTCCCAGCCAAAATCTCAGACATATATGCCTATCACCAAACTACAACGGTAAGACCTGTCCGCGGCACTTCACACTTCACTGTTTCAGATAAAGCAGTACCATGAACATGGACCAAGATGATTTGTCAATCTGCAACCCGAATCCTCAACGTCTTGATGGACCACAATTGCTACATCAGCTGGTCACCGCTCCAAGTGATGAGGCTGCAATAGAGCACTTATCCGATGATAAAGAAGCCTCGTTCTCATACAGGGAACTCCATGATGGCTCCGATGTTCTTTGCGATGTCATCGGATCTCTACTGTCAACCTCAGACCAGGCTGAAGAGGATATAGTCATCCCAGTTCTAATACCCCAATCTCCTCAACTTTACATTTCTCTTCTGGCAATTCTGAAAGCTGGTGGTGCCTTTTGCCCCTTGAATATTGATGCGCCCCCTGAGCGCATCAAGTTTATCCTGAAGGATGTCTCAGCCCAGGTCGTGCTTTCAACTCAGGAATTATCTTACAAGATACCATCAGATTGCAATGCCAAAGTTATACAAGTCGATGCGGAAAACTTCCCGCCGCGGCAAGAGGGAAAGTTGTTCTACAAGTCGGAGCCAGACCCTGAGCGCTTAGCATATGTTATGTATACATCAGGGTCTACTGGCACGCCGAAAGGCGTTGGCTTGACTCACAGTGCAGCGACTCAAGCTCTTCTAGCCCATGAGAAGCATATTCCCGAGTTTTCTCGATTTCTCCAATTTGCCGCTCCAACTTTTGATGTATCTGTTTTCGAGATTTTCTTCCCTCTCTTCCGCGGCAGCACTCTAGTATCCGTAAACAGGGAAGAGCTTCTCAACGACCTGGCTGGGATTATCCGGCGAATGAAAGTTGATGCCTGCGAATTGACGCCAACTGTTGCGgggagcttgttgaagaagagagcagCGGTACCAGAACTGAAGTTGCTATTGACTATTGGCGAAATGCTCAAAACGCCGGTTGTACAAGAGTTTGGCGGTGACAATTCTCGCGAAAGCATGTTGTGGGCCATGTACGGACCGACTGAAGCCACAATACACTGGTAAGATATTGTTGTCCGAACCATTTCCTGCGCGAATAGTTATCTAACACTTGGCAATGGAATAGCACACTACAGTCATGCCTCCCGGCCAACTCATCCCCAGGTAGCATCGGGATTCCACTTGACACAGTGTCTTGCTTCATAATTGAGCCTGCAAAATCCCCAAGTGAGAGTCAAACCTTTCAACTTCTCCCCCGAGGCACGCCAGGAGAGCTTGCTGTTGGAGGCTTCCAGCTTGCTCGAGGCTATATCAACAGAGCAGAGCAAACTTCATCAGCCTTCATTGACTCACCGTATGGAAGAGTGTACCGTACTGGAGATAGAGCTGTGATGAAAGTCGACGGCACATTGGAGTGCCTTGGCCGACTGTCAGATGGACAAGTAAAACTTCGGGGCCAACGAATTGAACTTGGGGAGATTGAGCATGCAGCGTTGAGAACGCCTGGCTGTCATGATTCCAGCGCCTCAGTGGTGGACTCACAACTAATTCTTTTTTGTGCTGCCGACCAAGGTGTATGTGTGGATGATGTCCAATCTAACTGCATGTCATGGCTACCTCAGTTTATGGTGCCCAATGAGATCATCATTATGAAAGAATTTCCTCGACTTCCTAGTGGAAAAGTTGACGCAAAGAAGCTTAGGGACGAGTTTGTTCAACGGAAGTCGACTGACACCTCTGCCAATGGCGATTTGGATATTTCGAATCAGCAAGACAGAGAGGTGGTGAATATCATTTCAGAGATAGTCGGCCGACCGGTCAAACTTGGCACTGTCTTGTCCTCCGCGGGATTGGATTCGCTTTCAGCAATTAGACTGGCTTCCATTTTTCGACAATTGGGTTTCAAGATTTCCGCGACAAGCTTGCTGAAGTATCGAACAGTAGGAGATGTATGCATTAACTTACGGCACCCCATCGAGCGATTACAAACACTCTATGATAAGAGTACGCAACGGATCAATTTTGAATCCACGATCAAACAGCATTCGCTGCTAGTGGATCTCAGTCATTTAATTGAAAGAGCCACGGAATGCACATGGTTACAgtctgccatgttggccgagACACAACGGACCCCAGACATGTATTGCAATGAAATGCTTTTCGAGACGTCTTCGGTCGTGTCACCACAAAATTTATACGATGCATTTGAACGAGTAATAGAGTCCAACGAAATACTGAGAACAGGCTTTGTGCTTTGGGACGGACAATATGTTGCCGTTGTGTTCTCCTCCCGTTTCAACAACCAGATTACCTTGCAATCGGAATGTCAGCATGGGTTCAACTTTCGAGAGCCGGTGGACTTTTTGCAGCCGTTTCGCGTCCAGATAATGGCGCGTGGCGAAAATTTGTCACCAACCGTGCTCATTCACGCCCACCACGCAATTTACGATGGGTGGTCGATGGACATGATTCTTTCAGACGTCTCGAGTGTGGTCGAAGGAAATACAATTCCAGCTCGTCCACAGTTCAGATATGTGCTTGATTTTCAACAACACATTGGAAAAGCATCTGAAGATGCGTCCCGAGCCTTCTGGAGTAGTAATCTTCTCGGATGGAACAAAGCCTCTGCCCCTAAACTCATGGGTCGAACACCGCAGAATCAGATTCTGTCGTTCGAGACTTTCTTTAACATATCTCCAGAGAGTGTGCAAGAAATATCCATTTCCCATGAAGTAAGCAACCAAGCCGTTTTTCAGGCGGCACTAGCCATAGCATGGCAAGGGGTCGTGGGCAGTCCAGATATCTTACTTGGCTCAGTTGTCTCTGGGCGGACCATACCAGTGGACGATATCGAGCACATTATTGGCCCTTGTATCGCATCTATGCCTCTAAGAGTAGATACCAGCAACATGAATGCGATAATCGATGTCCTAAAGGGTATTCATTCCAACAACCGCGCTGCTATGGAGCACAGCAATTTGCCTTTATCAGATATCCGCAAACTCGCAAACCTTACGCAGACAGAATCCTTATATGATGTCTTATTCGTGTACCAGCAATCTTTATACGAGCCGCAGATGCAACAAGGCATCTTCAAAGCAGTCAGGCACAAAGATAAGCTCGAGACAAAGCTACTGGTAGAGGTGGAACCTCAGAAGAACGGATATGCCGTCCAGATGACATATCACACAGCATTTCTCAGTCCTGATTTTGTGACTATGTTGGCACAACAGGTACAAGAGCTATGCAGGCAAATAATATCAGACCCCACACGACCACTGGCAGCACTAAGGAGAATCGAGAACGTGGACCTGTCCATTTATAGCGAACAAACTGCGATTGAAGATGAACCTGCTGATATGAATGCTCTTCTCAATGCATCATTCGCCCGAAACCCTGACGCAGAAGCTTTGCGATTTGTCTCATATGATTTGGACCAAATATTACAAACCACGACACTGACATATTCGGATTTGAGTGATCGTGCAAACAAAATTGCTCATCACATACGCAACTCTGGGGTCCAAGAAGGCGAAATTATTGCCATTATCATGAAAAAGTCAGCTAGTTTATACGTGTCGATTCTAGCTACAATTAAGGCCGGCTGTGCTTACCTGCCCATCCTTCCAGCCACGCCTCCGGAGCGTATGCACGAAATGCTTCGCCAATCGAGAACAAGATATTGTATTGTGGACGATGAGGCGGTTCGCACCTCAACCCTTTCTGGAACTATTACGTTTCTGAATATTGCCTCCGCGCCACTTGACAGTCTGCCATCACATACCCCAATTGTCCGCCCAGACCCTCAGCGCCTCGCATATGTCATTTTCACTTCAGGAACCACCGGCGTGCCTAAAGGTGTCGCAATTTCGCAAAGAAGTCTGGCTAGCAACATTGCCTACTTGGAATCTATCTACCCGAAGTCATCCCAATGCCCTCGACTTCTGCAAGCATGCTCACACGCCTTTGACGTCTCTGTTTTCGAAATCTTTTACGCGTGGTATGCTGGAATGAGTCTATGCGCTGCCGAGAACGACGTTATCTTTGGGGATCTCGAACGTTGGATCAGAGACCTACAAATTACACATCTCAGCCTTACTCCCACAGTTGCAGCTCTTGTAGACCCCGAAAATGTACCTCAAGT
This window contains:
- a CDS encoding L-ornithine 5-monooxygenase (similar to Verticillium alfalfae VaMs.102 XP_002999718.1) encodes the protein MSPHSEEVVLTSNGAAEIALNGNGITLSSNGGNRVSDDMEMEAPVAPSSVAASEGNLAMDAPHLLSSTKPILNSKSSSSTNGHNYNGTRTTASSNSATTNGNGVAAHHANGHAVHGTHGESNTNGHGINGHKSLNGAAQSSPYLVPAPLDAEFDLICVGFGPASLSVAVAMHDALAAGKSLLPGGSHPKVLFIEKQNQFAWHSGMLLPGAKMQISFVKDLATLRDPRSEFTFLNYLHRQDRLVDFTNLSTFLPARVEYEDYLRWCSSFFTRLVQFGQQVVSVSPNDASKGSVRSFTVQSQEVATGQTHTYRGRHVLMATGGQPSMPKSFPLKHPQIIHSSQYANVIHKLIPKTTTPCRVVVVGAGQSAAEIFNNVSSRYPNSKTYLVMRQEFLRPSDDSPFVNSVFNPEYIDCLFPKSAKYRNNLLTEARATNYGVVRLELIEALYERMYDQRRELGPNEKTWSNRIMGGKQITSIEPRGETLELKIQDVQDSALDGFLDVAHEEIIEADLVIAATGYQRNAHVNMLKDAWNLLPKATPGGLEFSKGISGWNVDTEQGERKIAVGRDYKVKFAPGAVADEAGVWLQGCCEGTHGLSDTLLSVLATRSGEIVDNIFGTH